Proteins co-encoded in one Lates calcarifer isolate ASB-BC8 linkage group LG17, TLL_Latcal_v3, whole genome shotgun sequence genomic window:
- the rgs16 gene encoding regulator of G-protein signaling 16, translating to MCKGLASLPTCCLERAKELKARLGSILQKPNWNLSCCKIGKNKPTLEECLKWKESFEQLLSSKYGLCAFTAFLVSEFSEENIAFYFACEDYRSTKSVAKLPTKAQKIYDEFIGSDAPREINIDHETRDITKANMLAPSPSCFDLAQHKIYMLMAKDCYPRFLRSPTYRDLVCQAKPSTRATKQPGQEKKD from the exons ATGTGTAAAGGACTAGCATCGCTGCCTACCTGCTGCTTGGAAAG AGCCAAGGAGCTGAAAGCAAGGCTGGGAAGCATTTTGCAAAAACCCAACTGGAACCTCTCCTGCTGCAAAATAGGGAAAAATAA GCCAACACTGGAGGAATGCCTTAAGTGGAAGGAGTCCTTTGAACAACTCCTGTCCAGCAAAT ATGGACTGTGTGCCTTCACAGCCTTCCTGGTATCTGAGTTCAGCGAGGAGAACATTGCGTTCTACTTTGCCTGCGAGGATTACAGGAGTACCAAGTCTGTTGCCAAACTACCCACTAAAGCCCAGAAGATCTATGATGAATTCATTGGCAGTGATGCTCCCAGGGAG attaACATTGACCACGAAACTCGTGACATCACCAAAGCCAACATGTTAGCCCCCTCACCATCTTGCTTCGATCTGGCCCAGCACAAGATTTACATGCTCATGGCCAAAGACTGCTATCCTCGCTTCCTCCGCTCTCCAACCTACAGGGATCTGGTGTGCCAAGCCAAACCGAGCACCAGGGCCACCAAGCAACCTGGGCAGGAGAAGAAGGACTGA